The Mucilaginibacter terrenus genome has a segment encoding these proteins:
- a CDS encoding SpoIIAA family protein has product MLQFINDLEPHVVGIHAIGEVTKQDIDTVLLPRIDELVQRQGEINYLLVLETDVKNWTAGAWLDDVKMGIKNFTKWNKIAVVSDQKGVEWFTDAFRFFIPGKSKGYSLNQLDDAVKWVTAKDEQ; this is encoded by the coding sequence ATGCTACAATTTATTAACGATCTGGAACCACACGTAGTTGGCATACATGCAATAGGTGAGGTTACCAAGCAAGATATTGATACTGTTCTACTACCCAGGATAGACGAACTGGTACAGCGACAAGGTGAAATAAATTACCTGCTTGTATTAGAGACCGACGTTAAAAACTGGACAGCCGGCGCCTGGCTGGACGATGTTAAGATGGGCATCAAAAACTTTACTAAATGGAATAAAATAGCCGTAGTAAGCGATCAAAAAGGGGTTGAGTGGTTTACAGATGCATTCCGCTTCTTTATACCCGGAAAATCAAAAGGCTATTCACTCAACCAGCTGGACGATGCGGTGAAATGGGTAACAGCAAAAGACGAACAATAA
- a CDS encoding cytochrome c maturation protein CcmE domain-containing protein has protein sequence MKKSAILGIVVIAVAIAVIISTYSNTSTYGSFKDARQTTSELHVVGKLNKQKDLFYDPTKDANYFSFYMKDNKGAECKVIFTGTKPEDFERSEQIVLTGKMIGNEFHASHILMKCPSKYTQDKLETQEYKANKQASL, from the coding sequence ATGAAGAAAAGCGCTATACTCGGTATTGTTGTTATTGCTGTAGCAATTGCTGTTATCATCAGTACCTATTCAAATACAAGTACTTACGGGTCCTTTAAAGATGCACGCCAAACTACAAGCGAATTGCACGTGGTAGGCAAGCTAAATAAACAAAAAGATTTGTTTTACGATCCTACCAAGGATGCCAATTATTTTTCGTTTTATATGAAAGATAATAAGGGTGCGGAGTGCAAGGTGATTTTTACCGGAACCAAGCCCGAAGACTTTGAACGGTCTGAACAGATTGTGCTTACCGGTAAAATGATTGGTAACGAGTTTCACGCATCACATATCCTGATGAAATGCCCCTCTAAATACACGCAGGATAAGTTAGAAACACAGGAATATAAGGCCAATAAACAGGCCAGTTTATAA
- the ccsA gene encoding cytochrome c biogenesis protein CcsA has product MDIAFKGEHLLQGQIGQFFIILSFGSALLSFLSYYFSTTDDAGKADSSWQNIGRWAFYANVLSIIGIGVCLFNIIYNHYFEYHYVWAYTSRSLPTRYIISAFWNGQEGGFLLWLFWEALLGLFLIFKAGTWERPVMTVVALSQVVLASMVLGVEIFGMKLGSSPFLLLRDSMEGPIFSRPDYLSFIKDGQGMVPSLQNYWMIIHPPTLFLGFASIVVPFAYSVAGLWQKRYQEWIAPAIPYALFGCMILGTGVVMGSFWAYESLNFGGFWAWDPVENASIFPWLTLVGAVHVLVVYKNTGHSYFTATMLTMISFVLVWYSSFLNRSGILGETSVHSFTDLGMFWQLVTGVVIFLAIMVYLLVKHFKTMPITKKDEETYSREFWMFVGSVFLGLSCFHLIVVTSVPVWNAIFHLNIAPPADAARMKHYNVVQSSFVVLITILTAVAQFLKYKRTDVRRFAITTGVYLFFAAVVTALIAFATGVNKMHFVYILAMWGSVYSVTANGKMLADAFKGKIKLAGAAVAHIGFALMLVGALIAAGTSDVISINNTGEGFTADFAKENNPRENILVYRNQPLKMGDYMVTYLGDSISAPEHFYKVNYKKVDAAGKVAEDFTLWPKVQVNKGSLASSPDTKHYLFHDLYTHITMTNSISESEEPGAEKDGTQADEDDEKSYDAPIPHEVAIGDTINFREGFMVLKKLNKGVKVQNIPLKDNDISVGAQLEIVSHGKTYTAEPIYLIKDGGVYDFSKKVADAGLKLRFSKIIPEKNKVEITVLQQKESAKKYIVMRAITFPYINFFWGGSIIMVIGFILSIFRRKNEMKVVPVAVKQGATKGVGKRQPVSLK; this is encoded by the coding sequence ATGGATATAGCATTTAAAGGCGAGCACCTTTTACAAGGGCAGATAGGGCAGTTCTTCATCATTTTATCGTTCGGATCGGCCCTGCTTTCGTTCCTTAGTTATTACTTCTCTACTACAGACGATGCCGGGAAAGCCGACAGCAGCTGGCAAAATATTGGCCGCTGGGCCTTTTATGCCAATGTATTGTCTATCATTGGGATAGGTGTTTGCTTGTTCAACATCATCTACAACCATTACTTCGAGTACCATTACGTTTGGGCGTATACATCGCGCTCGTTGCCTACACGCTACATCATATCGGCATTCTGGAATGGGCAGGAGGGTGGCTTTTTGCTATGGTTGTTCTGGGAGGCTCTATTAGGCTTGTTCCTGATTTTTAAGGCCGGTACATGGGAACGCCCCGTGATGACGGTTGTTGCACTGTCGCAAGTGGTTTTAGCTTCTATGGTATTGGGTGTTGAGATATTTGGCATGAAGCTGGGTAGTTCTCCATTCCTGCTGTTGCGCGACTCGATGGAGGGCCCTATTTTCTCCAGGCCAGACTACCTCTCTTTCATAAAAGACGGGCAGGGGATGGTACCCTCGTTGCAGAACTATTGGATGATCATTCACCCGCCGACGTTGTTCCTGGGCTTTGCCTCTATAGTAGTGCCGTTTGCTTACTCTGTTGCCGGTTTGTGGCAAAAGAGATACCAGGAGTGGATAGCACCCGCTATACCTTATGCGCTGTTTGGTTGCATGATACTGGGTACCGGCGTTGTTATGGGTTCGTTTTGGGCATATGAGTCGCTTAACTTTGGCGGTTTTTGGGCCTGGGACCCGGTAGAGAATGCATCTATTTTCCCATGGCTTACCTTAGTTGGTGCGGTACACGTGCTTGTTGTTTACAAAAATACAGGCCACTCATACTTCACCGCAACCATGCTTACTATGATAAGCTTTGTGCTGGTTTGGTATTCATCATTCCTTAACCGCAGCGGTATACTTGGCGAAACATCGGTACACTCTTTTACAGACCTGGGCATGTTTTGGCAGCTGGTAACGGGTGTGGTTATTTTCCTGGCTATTATGGTTTACCTGTTGGTAAAGCATTTTAAAACCATGCCGATAACTAAAAAGGACGAAGAGACCTATTCACGCGAGTTCTGGATGTTTGTTGGTTCGGTGTTCCTTGGGCTATCCTGCTTTCACCTTATTGTTGTAACATCCGTACCCGTTTGGAACGCTATTTTCCACCTCAATATAGCGCCGCCGGCAGATGCCGCACGCATGAAGCACTACAATGTTGTGCAGTCATCATTTGTGGTACTTATCACCATACTTACAGCCGTTGCACAATTCCTGAAGTATAAGCGTACAGATGTGCGCCGTTTTGCAATAACAACCGGTGTTTACCTGTTTTTTGCCGCGGTGGTTACCGCATTAATTGCTTTTGCAACAGGTGTGAACAAAATGCACTTTGTGTACATACTGGCAATGTGGGGTTCTGTTTACTCGGTTACCGCGAACGGTAAAATGCTGGCAGATGCCTTTAAAGGAAAAATTAAACTGGCCGGTGCCGCGGTTGCGCATATTGGCTTTGCATTGATGCTGGTAGGCGCTTTGATAGCCGCCGGTACTAGTGATGTTATTTCTATAAACAACACAGGCGAGGGCTTTACGGCAGATTTTGCCAAAGAAAACAACCCACGTGAGAATATACTGGTATACCGCAACCAACCATTGAAAATGGGCGATTATATGGTGACCTATTTAGGCGATTCCATTTCCGCACCGGAGCACTTTTACAAGGTAAACTACAAAAAGGTAGATGCTGCCGGTAAGGTAGCCGAAGACTTTACATTGTGGCCAAAAGTGCAGGTAAACAAAGGTTCGCTGGCTTCTTCGCCGGATACTAAACACTACCTTTTTCATGACCTGTATACACATATCACCATGACCAATTCTATCAGCGAGTCTGAAGAACCGGGGGCTGAAAAAGACGGTACACAGGCAGACGAAGATGATGAAAAGAGCTATGATGCGCCAATACCACACGAGGTTGCAATTGGTGATACCATCAACTTCCGCGAAGGCTTTATGGTATTAAAGAAGCTGAACAAAGGTGTAAAGGTTCAAAATATCCCACTAAAGGATAACGATATATCTGTTGGCGCCCAGCTGGAAATAGTAAGCCACGGCAAAACCTACACTGCCGAACCTATTTACCTGATAAAAGATGGCGGTGTTTACGACTTTTCTAAAAAGGTTGCAGATGCCGGGCTTAAGCTGCGTTTCTCCAAGATAATACCTGAAAAGAACAAGGTGGAGATAACCGTTCTGCAGCAGAAAGAAAGCGCCAAAAAATATATTGTAATGCGGGCCATAACATTCCCTTACATCAACTTCTTTTGGGGTGGCAGCATCATCATGGTAATTGGTTTTATACTCTCTATCTTCCGCAGGAAAAATGAGATGAAGGTAGTTCCTGTAGCTGTAAAGCAAGGTGCCACAAAGGGCGTAGGTAAAAGACAGCCGGTGAGCTTAAAATAA
- the queG gene encoding tRNA epoxyqueuosine(34) reductase QueG, producing MQQNRQAYSQLIKDEAKALGFMFCGISKAEFLEEEAPRLEAWLNKGMQGKMRYMENYFDKRLDPRLLVDGAKSVISVGLNYYTDTVQSDPEAPKISKYAYGADYHTVIKEKLKLLMQIINEQIGEVGGRAFVDSAPVLDKAWAKKAGLGWIGKNSNLLNKKAGSFFFLAELIVDIELDYDVEPTADHCGSCTRCIDACPTDAIVAPYIVDGSRCISYLTIELKNEIPQEFEGKMDNWMFGCDVCQDVCPWNKFSVLHNEPAFDPHPDLHGITKRDWEDITRDVFQKVFKNSAVKRTKFEGLQRNIKFLNHQPTAKDKKVIFNPNFAD from the coding sequence ATGCAGCAGAACCGCCAGGCATATTCTCAATTGATTAAAGACGAGGCAAAAGCGCTCGGCTTTATGTTCTGCGGCATATCTAAGGCAGAGTTCCTGGAAGAAGAAGCGCCACGACTCGAAGCATGGCTCAACAAGGGTATGCAAGGAAAAATGCGCTACATGGAAAATTACTTTGATAAACGGCTCGATCCAAGATTATTGGTAGATGGCGCTAAGTCGGTGATCTCAGTTGGATTAAACTACTATACAGATACCGTTCAGTCAGACCCTGAAGCACCTAAAATATCCAAGTATGCATATGGCGCAGATTATCACACGGTGATAAAAGAAAAACTGAAGCTGCTGATGCAAATCATCAATGAGCAAATAGGGGAGGTTGGCGGTCGTGCTTTTGTTGATTCTGCACCAGTGTTAGATAAAGCCTGGGCAAAGAAAGCAGGGTTGGGTTGGATAGGAAAAAACAGCAATCTGCTTAATAAGAAGGCAGGCTCGTTTTTCTTCCTCGCAGAGCTGATTGTAGATATTGAACTGGATTACGATGTTGAGCCTACTGCCGACCATTGTGGCAGCTGCACCAGGTGTATAGATGCTTGCCCCACAGATGCAATTGTAGCTCCGTATATTGTGGACGGCAGCAGGTGTATATCTTACCTTACTATAGAGTTAAAGAACGAAATTCCGCAGGAATTTGAAGGTAAAATGGACAACTGGATGTTTGGCTGTGACGTTTGCCAGGATGTTTGCCCCTGGAACAAGTTCTCAGTGTTGCATAACGAACCAGCTTTCGATCCCCACCCTGATCTGCATGGAATAACAAAGCGCGACTGGGAAGATATTACCCGGGACGTGTTCCAAAAGGTATTTAAGAATTCTGCCGTAAAGCGCACCAAATTTGAAGGTTTGCAGCGAAATATAAAGTTTTTGAACCATCAACCTACTGCAAAGGATAAGAAAGTCATATTCAACCCAAACTTTGCCGATTAG
- a CDS encoding phytanoyl-CoA dioxygenase family protein, which yields MEHQKQLIAENGYVVVDGVYSDAEIAAIQLAIQEADTSRNTFRKTDDLFAIRQFLKEVPAATNLVLTDKLKLLVRKLFGSDFFVVKSIYFDKPVASNWFVAWHQDLTISVKDKLTAEGYGPWTVKQGQFAVQPPLSILESNFTIRIHLDDADAGNGALKVIPGSHRKGIYRPDQIDSTTESAIVCDVKSGGVMVMRPLLMHASGRTTNNKPRKVIHIEFSRDDLAKGLSWAEKLSLLD from the coding sequence GTGGAGCATCAAAAGCAACTTATAGCTGAAAACGGTTACGTTGTTGTTGACGGTGTATATAGTGATGCAGAGATAGCCGCCATTCAGCTTGCAATCCAGGAAGCAGATACCTCAAGAAATACTTTCCGGAAAACGGACGATCTGTTCGCCATAAGGCAGTTTTTAAAGGAAGTACCCGCCGCAACTAATCTTGTATTAACAGATAAGCTAAAATTGCTGGTTAGAAAACTTTTTGGCAGTGATTTCTTTGTGGTAAAGTCGATATATTTTGATAAACCCGTAGCCTCAAATTGGTTTGTTGCCTGGCACCAGGACCTTACTATATCTGTTAAAGATAAACTAACTGCGGAAGGATATGGCCCATGGACAGTTAAACAAGGGCAATTTGCAGTACAGCCCCCGTTAAGTATACTGGAAAGCAATTTCACAATACGCATTCATCTGGATGATGCTGATGCGGGGAACGGTGCATTAAAAGTTATCCCTGGTTCGCATAGAAAAGGTATTTACCGGCCCGATCAAATAGACTCGACAACGGAATCTGCTATTGTATGTGATGTGAAATCTGGCGGAGTTATGGTAATGCGTCCGTTATTGATGCATGCATCGGGAAGAACCACCAACAACAAACCACGGAAGGTTATACATATTGAATTTAGCAGAGATGACCTGGCTAAGGGCCTAAGCTGGGCAGAAAAGCTGTCGTTGCTTGACTGA
- a CDS encoding TolC family protein, translating into MKRLIITALLCLHIFGSLAQEKLLTLDEYLAIVKQYHPLALQAQLNTEKARLTKRQALGGFDPKLEVDGDRKIFGGKTYYDYLTPEVKVPLWYGVDLKGSYSKVTGDFVNPENKTPKDGLGYFGLNVPLGKGLFIDERRAALKQAGIYATVAANEQQQMMNDLFISATNAYAEWLNTYLNTRVYEDAVKLAEVRLNGTRLLYKNGDKPAIDTIEALTLLQSRQQKLNEYQVLLTNRTNELSSFMWQQNLTPVDLANVRLRPDTLLLQVRPPDSLLQKEAQAIVSQNPDVKLYGLKLDQLEIERRLKLEEVKPTLNLNLGILNTGRNIFQNFNSDWFSSNQKIGFTIAMPLTFTKQRAAYSLSKIKLQETRFMLLDKQNQVAVKWNNYRNDYYNLDRQISLNTQLQKNNRALLNGEEYKFRLGESSLFLVNSREQKVLDTQEKLNDYYTKRIKAIQYLKWLSNTF; encoded by the coding sequence CAAGAAAAGCTGCTTACCCTGGACGAATACCTGGCCATTGTTAAACAATACCATCCGCTGGCCTTACAAGCACAATTGAATACAGAAAAGGCAAGGCTGACCAAACGCCAGGCCCTGGGCGGCTTTGATCCAAAATTGGAAGTAGACGGCGACCGTAAAATATTCGGCGGTAAAACCTATTATGATTATTTAACACCCGAAGTAAAGGTGCCGCTCTGGTACGGTGTCGATTTAAAAGGGAGCTACTCTAAAGTTACCGGCGATTTTGTAAATCCGGAGAATAAAACTCCCAAAGATGGTTTAGGTTATTTTGGCCTGAATGTGCCGCTTGGCAAGGGACTGTTTATTGATGAGCGCCGGGCAGCCTTAAAGCAGGCCGGTATTTACGCAACGGTAGCAGCTAACGAACAGCAACAGATGATGAACGATCTGTTTATATCAGCCACCAACGCCTATGCAGAGTGGCTTAACACGTACCTGAATACCAGGGTTTATGAAGATGCGGTAAAATTGGCCGAAGTTCGTTTAAACGGAACACGCTTACTGTATAAAAATGGCGATAAGCCAGCTATTGATACAATAGAAGCATTAACACTGCTGCAAAGTCGTCAACAAAAGCTTAACGAATACCAGGTGCTGCTTACCAACCGTACCAACGAGTTGAGCAGTTTTATGTGGCAGCAAAATCTTACACCTGTAGATTTGGCCAATGTACGCCTCAGGCCGGATACCCTGCTATTGCAAGTAAGGCCGCCTGATAGTTTGTTGCAAAAAGAGGCACAAGCTATTGTTAGCCAGAATCCGGATGTGAAACTTTATGGGTTAAAGCTCGATCAGCTGGAGATAGAACGGCGGCTTAAGCTGGAAGAGGTAAAGCCAACGTTAAACCTTAACCTGGGCATCCTGAACACAGGGCGAAATATCTTCCAGAATTTTAATAGCGATTGGTTTTCCAGTAATCAAAAAATTGGATTTACCATAGCCATGCCGCTTACTTTTACCAAGCAACGGGCAGCTTATAGTTTAAGCAAGATAAAACTTCAGGAGACACGATTCATGTTACTTGATAAACAAAATCAGGTAGCGGTAAAATGGAATAACTACAGGAACGATTATTATAACCTAGACAGGCAAATCAGCCTGAATACGCAATTGCAGAAAAATAACCGCGCATTGCTGAATGGGGAAGAATACAAATTCCGTTTAGGGGAGAGTTCGTTGTTCCTCGTAAACTCACGCGAACAAAAGGTGCTGGATACCCAGGAGAAGTTAAATGACTATTATACAAAAAGAATAAAGGCTATACAGTACCTCAAGTGGCTTTCAAATACCTTTTGA
- a CDS encoding pyridoxamine 5'-phosphate oxidase family protein translates to MNYSKIAFSDAVKELQHQFGSRQAYDRREKFQVVDGLTENEIDFIADQDHFYMASIGESGFPYIQHRGGPKGFVKVLDDHTVAFVDFSGNKQYITVGNLETNAKVSLIMVSYAHKARLKLYATAKIVLPDEDPKLFSRVDVSNYKHHAERIIILDVAAYDWNCPQHITPRYTTEEIEHAFEPQRQYIAQLEAKNKKLEFELKNYQKD, encoded by the coding sequence ATGAATTACAGTAAGATCGCGTTTTCTGATGCAGTAAAGGAATTACAGCACCAATTTGGAAGCCGTCAAGCTTATGACAGGCGGGAGAAATTCCAGGTTGTTGATGGCCTGACAGAAAATGAAATTGACTTTATTGCTGATCAGGACCATTTTTATATGGCTAGTATTGGTGAAAGCGGATTTCCGTATATCCAGCATAGGGGAGGCCCGAAGGGTTTTGTTAAGGTGCTGGATGACCATACCGTGGCTTTTGTTGATTTCTCGGGCAACAAGCAGTATATAACCGTTGGAAATTTAGAAACCAACGCTAAGGTTTCATTAATTATGGTCTCGTATGCTCATAAGGCGAGATTAAAACTTTACGCCACCGCTAAGATCGTGTTGCCTGACGAAGATCCAAAATTGTTCTCCAGGGTAGATGTATCTAATTACAAGCACCATGCTGAGCGCATAATAATTTTAGACGTTGCGGCTTATGATTGGAATTGTCCTCAACATATTACGCCGAGATACACCACAGAAGAAATAGAACATGCATTTGAGCCGCAACGGCAATATATAGCTCAGCTCGAGGCTAAAAACAAAAAGCTGGAATTCGAATTAAAAAACTATCAAAAAGATTAA
- a CDS encoding glycoside hydrolase family 2 protein — protein sequence MIFNPDAETAHANYNLTKSRPEVSAQDEPLNPLPRAVMRPNSFLLLDGEWKFAVDQEDKGLANNWFLAHDYTNTAHWPGSVEAQMARIQPEHTWRDKIVVWYEREFPMPELEGGHRSPNSLLQLTFGACGYETRVWLNGFPLKTIEGEEFHLGEYTSFSFELDEKMLQADNRLTVRIASSMDADTTRGKQESTIYKRGGIWYQTYTGAVRSVWLETVERNRLRSRLGVVSIVEDNLVRFNLTTRIHDPGPYTIRLKVYNRHQEIDEPVVTDEYQLLLEAGQKQQRLVVNIPDAQLWSPENPHRYRLVAQLIDSTGYVAEIESYFGLRKIEARGSSVYLNNKKIYIDGILYQPGIANYEEIKRHMYAMKALGCNLVRIHIAGVDPRIYHLADKMGMLLWVEVPSPHRSTKKSRANHKAELLRMLSLISTHPSVIIWSLYNEDWGAQDIATNQETRQYIINMYHYMQISHPQFLVVDNDGWQHISFEGKLKSDLLTVHLYTPELKRWQEMLDDLVEGKQTSVAAFPLIVGDPFFFRKQVPLIVSEWGGFGFSDYGGPQDNEERNKQIALFKQELRKRPIAGDVYTQATNIEDEQNGIIDFHTGELKVREGLLKSSAPDDDSASA from the coding sequence ATGATTTTTAACCCAGATGCTGAAACCGCGCACGCAAACTATAATTTAACCAAAAGCAGGCCCGAAGTTTCCGCGCAGGACGAACCCCTCAACCCCCTCCCGAGGGCGGTAATGCGGCCAAATTCCTTCCTGTTGCTCGATGGCGAATGGAAGTTTGCCGTAGACCAGGAAGATAAGGGACTTGCAAATAACTGGTTCCTGGCTCATGATTACACCAATACGGCCCATTGGCCCGGCAGTGTAGAGGCACAAATGGCCCGCATACAACCCGAACATACCTGGCGCGACAAAATTGTGGTGTGGTACGAACGTGAATTCCCGATGCCCGAACTGGAAGGTGGTCACCGCTCGCCTAACTCGTTGCTGCAGCTTACCTTTGGTGCATGCGGCTACGAGACCAGGGTATGGCTAAACGGCTTTCCGCTTAAGACTATTGAAGGAGAGGAATTTCACCTAGGCGAATACACATCGTTCTCGTTTGAATTGGATGAGAAGATGCTACAGGCAGACAACAGGCTTACCGTGCGCATAGCCAGCTCGATGGATGCTGATACCACCCGGGGAAAGCAGGAATCTACTATTTACAAGAGAGGTGGTATATGGTATCAAACCTACACCGGCGCGGTACGCAGTGTATGGCTGGAAACAGTGGAGCGCAACCGCTTACGCTCGAGGCTTGGTGTGGTAAGTATTGTTGAGGACAACCTGGTCCGCTTTAACCTTACAACGCGCATACATGATCCGGGACCATATACCATTCGGTTGAAAGTTTATAACCGACACCAGGAAATCGATGAACCTGTGGTAACTGATGAATACCAGCTGCTCTTAGAGGCCGGGCAAAAGCAGCAGCGCCTTGTAGTTAACATACCCGACGCGCAGCTATGGTCTCCTGAAAACCCTCACCGCTATCGGTTGGTAGCCCAGCTGATAGACAGTACCGGCTACGTTGCCGAGATAGAATCGTACTTCGGCTTACGTAAGATTGAGGCACGGGGTAGTTCTGTTTATCTTAACAACAAGAAAATCTATATAGACGGCATCCTGTACCAACCGGGAATTGCTAATTACGAAGAAATAAAACGGCACATGTACGCAATGAAGGCACTAGGCTGCAACCTTGTGCGCATACACATTGCCGGCGTAGACCCACGTATTTACCACCTTGCTGATAAGATGGGCATGCTGTTATGGGTTGAAGTACCAAGCCCACACCGCTCCACCAAAAAGAGCCGGGCAAACCACAAGGCTGAACTCTTACGCATGCTGAGCCTCATCTCCACTCACCCATCAGTGATTATCTGGAGCTTGTACAACGAGGACTGGGGAGCGCAGGACATTGCAACCAACCAGGAAACGCGCCAGTACATCATCAATATGTACCATTACATGCAGATCTCTCACCCGCAGTTCCTGGTGGTGGATAACGACGGCTGGCAGCACATTTCCTTCGAAGGCAAGCTGAAGAGCGACCTGCTCACCGTGCACTTATACACGCCGGAGCTAAAACGCTGGCAAGAGATGCTGGACGACCTGGTAGAAGGCAAACAAACCAGTGTTGCCGCGTTCCCTCTTATCGTGGGGGATCCATTCTTCTTTCGGAAGCAGGTACCGCTTATTGTAAGCGAATGGGGTGGTTTTGGCTTTTCGGATTATGGCGGACCGCAGGATAATGAGGAAAGAAACAAGCAAATAGCGCTGTTTAAGCAGGAATTACGCAAACGGCCAATAGCGGGTGACGTTTACACCCAGGCTACAAATATTGAGGATGAACAGAACGGCATCATCGACTTCCACACCGGGGAACTGAAGGTTAGAGAAGGTCTCTTGAAGTCGTCAGCGCCTGATGACGATAGTGCTAGCGCGTAA